The following nucleotide sequence is from bacterium.
AGCTTTAAACTCTCCTTTATCATTAAAACAAAGATTGCCGGAAAAACTTACAATTTCAAAACAAGAACGGTATTTATTCTGTTTGTATTTTCCTTGACCAATAAAATAACCTAATTTTACTTTTCTCAACATCCCTACCCCTGAAAGAATAACAGCAAAATCCATTTTTTGACTGCGAAAGATCTTTTCTAAAGATTTAAAAAGATCTTCACCATCTTCTAACTTTGCTAGAATCAGTTTTCCATTTTTAAGTGTTTTCATAAAAACTATTATTTTTTAACTATACCCCCGGCAGGACTCGAACCTGCAACCTTCTCCTTAGAAGGGAGCTGCTCTAGCCAATTGAGCTACGGGGGCGAGCTATTAAAACTAATGGGCGCGGGAGGATTCGAACCTCCGACCTACGGCTTATAAGGCCGTCGCTCTAACCCCTGAGCTACGCGCCCGATTTCTATCTTCTGCCCGGGGAGGGAGTCGAACCCTCAAGGGTTTAGGCCCACTGGATCCTAAGTCCAGCGCGTCTACCAATTCCGCCACCCGGGCCAATTAATACTATTTATAAACTACTTTACTTGCCACAAGAAACAACCAAGACGCCAAGTGAAACTTGCGCGTCTACCCCTGCCTGCCCTGACTGCCGTCAGGCAGGCGGCAGGCAACCCCGCTGCAGGCGCGGGCGCCACCCGGGCTTTTAAAGCCCTCTTTTTATGCTTACTACGGAGGGGGTGGGAGTCGAACCCACGGTTCGCGGAAAGCGAACACCTGTTTTCAAGACAGGCCCGTTCAACC
It contains:
- a CDS encoding DNA-binding protein; protein product: MKTLKNGKLILAKLEDGEDLFKSLEKIFRSQKMDFAVILSGVGMLRKVKLGYFIGQGKYKQNKYRSCFEIVSFSGNLCFNDKGEFKAHIHTVLGKKNKKTVGGHLITGKVHNVLELALLKVDSNNKIYRKFNPKSQLEGLEIDS